The stretch of DNA GGCATAGGTCCTGTCGAGGCCCGCCGACATCTCCTTCAGCTTCGAATCGGAGATATCCCTCCGGACACCTCCCACCTTGCACGAACCCTGAATCACCCTTCCGCCCGTCGTCTCCTCCATCACATCAAGGACCTGCTCGCGGATTCTCCAGGCGTTCATGAACAGGTTCTCGAATCCCATCGCGTCCGCAAACAGCCCCATCCAGAGGAGGTGGCTGTGCATCCTCGAGTACTCAGACCAGATCGTCCTCAGGTACTGTGCCCTCTCCGGGACCTCCACACCCATGATATTCTCGATCCCCTGGCAGAACCCGACGCTGTGGATGAAACTGCATATCCCGCAGATCCTCTCCGCGATATACACGTAGTTCTTGTAATCCTTCTTCTCCACCAGCTTCTCAAGCCCGCGGTGGACATACCCGATCGACGGGACCGCCTCGACCACCCTCTCGTCCTCGATCACGAGGTCCAGGTGGATCGGCTCCGGGAGAACCGGGTGCTGCGGCCCGAACGGTACGACGGTACGCCTCCCTGTCATTCTTCACCCCCGGCATCGGCCTTTGCTTCTTCTTTGGTCTCTTCCACCGCTTTCTTCGCCGGGACTTTCTTTACCGTCACCTCGCCCCTGAACGGGTGCGGGATGCTCGTCTTAAAGAGATAGCCGTTGAAATCGATATTCATCCCTTCCACCGGAATCCCGTAGAGGTCGTGCATCTCGTTTTCGTAGATGAACGCCCCCCAGTAGATATCCGATATGCTCGGCATCGTCACATCTTCGCCGATCGTGACTCTCAGGTTCTCGAAACGATTCTCCTTGTCGAACGAGTAGTTGATCTCGAAGGCGTCCTCGATTCTCGTGCACCCGATCTGGACCAGGCGGTAGCCGTCGTCCGACTTCGCTTTGACCTCGTCCAAAAGTTCGCCGACCGAAATCTCCCTTATCAGTTGTTCTTCGATAGTCATCTCAGTGCCCCGCCTCTTTCTTCATATCTTCTCTCTTCTGTTCCAGTATGCCAAGCGCCTTCACGACACCGTCGATAATCGCCTCCGGTTTCGCCGCACAGCCGGGAACATACACGTCCACCGGGATCAGCTTGTCCACTC from Methanolacinia petrolearia DSM 11571 encodes:
- a CDS encoding NADH-quinone oxidoreductase subunit C; translation: MTIEEQLIREISVGELLDEVKAKSDDGYRLVQIGCTRIEDAFEINYSFDKENRFENLRVTIGEDVTMPSISDIYWGAFIYENEMHDLYGIPVEGMNIDFNGYLFKTSIPHPFRGEVTVKKVPAKKAVEETKEEAKADAGGEE